In Helicobacteraceae bacterium, a single window of DNA contains:
- the pheA gene encoding chorismate mutase, with protein MSLTEIRTRIDAIDDNLLTLLEERMGLVKLIGEIKKMDCANIYRPAREKEILSRLAKHKGLLSKAAIEAIFYEIFAVSRLLERSERVAFLGPVGSFTHQAAESRFGATSDYLSMQSIGAVFAAVESSGAKYGVVPIYNNTSGLVGDTIDRLEQSPVLIVGDMELAIHHCLAAKTDKLSAIERIYSKDAAFGQCGEFLRGYGLEHIEHIPIESTAKAARFASEDEKSAAICSHIAAKLNNLPILFDNIQDSGENKTRFAILSDFSNQPSGDDATSIIAQTPNKPGALFALLKEFNDARINLTQIESLPSRGDKRNSRFFIDFEGHKDDPKPSETLSRIKRYKWLGSYARG; from the coding sequence ATGAGCCTAACCGAAATTAGAACGCGGATCGACGCGATCGACGACAATCTCTTGACGCTACTAGAGGAGCGAATGGGGCTTGTCAAGCTAATCGGCGAGATCAAAAAAATGGATTGCGCGAACATCTACCGCCCCGCGCGAGAAAAGGAGATTCTTTCGAGGCTCGCCAAACATAAAGGGCTGCTGAGCAAAGCGGCGATCGAGGCGATTTTTTACGAGATTTTCGCCGTCTCCAGATTGCTGGAGCGATCGGAGCGCGTGGCGTTTTTGGGTCCCGTTGGAAGTTTTACGCATCAGGCGGCGGAGAGCCGTTTCGGCGCGACGAGCGACTATCTCTCCATGCAGTCGATCGGCGCGGTTTTCGCGGCGGTCGAGTCAAGCGGGGCAAAATACGGCGTGGTTCCGATCTACAACAACACTAGCGGGCTTGTGGGCGATACGATCGATCGGCTTGAGCAAAGCCCCGTTTTGATCGTTGGCGATATGGAGCTTGCCATTCACCACTGCCTAGCCGCTAAAACCGACAAGCTAAGCGCGATCGAGCGAATCTACTCCAAAGACGCGGCGTTTGGGCAGTGCGGGGAGTTTCTGCGCGGGTATGGTCTGGAGCATATCGAACATATCCCGATCGAAAGCACCGCGAAAGCGGCGCGCTTTGCTAGCGAGGACGAAAAGAGCGCGGCGATCTGCTCTCATATCGCGGCGAAATTGAACAATCTGCCGATTTTGTTTGATAACATTCAAGACAGCGGCGAAAATAAAACTAGGTTCGCTATTCTAAGCGACTTTTCCAACCAGCCAAGCGGCGACGACGCGACGAGTATTATCGCGCAAACGCCAAACAAGCCGGGAGCGCTATTTGCTCTGCTAAAAGAGTTCAACGACGCGCGGATCAACCTAACGCAGATCGAATCGCTTCCGTCGAGAGGCGACAAGCGCAATTCGCGGTTTTTTATCGACTTCGAGGGGCACAAAGACGATCCAAAACCGAGCGAGACGCTATCGAGGATCAAGCGCTATAAATGGTTAGGAAGCTACGCGAGGGGCTAG
- the lysA gene encoding diaminopimelate decarboxylase translates to MDYRSLADRYGTPLYIYDLDYMASQYEKLKSAFRGKKSLIAFAVKANSNLSVIAKFASLGAGADCVSYGEIKRALIAGVPKYKIIFSGVGKRDDEIEGALNDDILFINCESESELDRIESIARRLAKRARISVRVNPEIDAKTHPYISTGLLENKFGVDIQTAKRLYIRVKNSAWLEAAGIHFHIGSQMTELAPILEAAKKAADLARSLTALEIDIKFFDAGGGIGVAYNDETIFDVKDYAEGIARAIEGLDLTIICEPGRFLTADGGVFLTRVLYEKRSKVKRFVVTDGGMNDLIRPALYGASHRVEAIGKSGDESLCDVVGPVCESGDFFAKDILLAPVERGDLLAVHTAGAYGFTMSSNFNSRRRAAETAIENGSDRLIRERESYDDLFASETRLLKAAQ, encoded by the coding sequence ATGGACTACCGCTCGCTTGCCGATCGTTACGGAACTCCTCTATATATATACGATTTGGACTATATGGCGAGCCAATACGAAAAGCTAAAAAGCGCCTTCAGAGGCAAAAAATCGCTGATCGCCTTTGCCGTAAAAGCCAATTCAAACCTTAGCGTAATCGCTAAATTCGCCTCGCTCGGCGCGGGCGCGGACTGCGTTTCCTACGGCGAGATAAAGCGCGCCCTGATCGCGGGCGTTCCCAAATATAAGATCATCTTTAGCGGCGTGGGCAAGCGCGACGACGAGATCGAGGGGGCGTTAAACGACGATATTCTATTTATCAACTGCGAGAGCGAATCCGAGCTAGATCGCATAGAGTCGATAGCGCGGCGCCTCGCTAAGAGAGCCAGAATTAGCGTCCGCGTCAACCCTGAAATCGACGCGAAAACGCACCCCTATATCTCTACGGGTCTGCTGGAAAACAAGTTCGGCGTGGATATACAAACCGCCAAACGGCTCTATATCCGCGTCAAAAACTCCGCGTGGTTAGAGGCGGCGGGCATTCACTTTCATATCGGCAGTCAGATGACCGAGCTGGCGCCAATCTTAGAGGCGGCGAAAAAGGCGGCGGATCTCGCCCGATCGCTTACCGCGCTGGAAATCGATATAAAGTTTTTCGACGCTGGCGGCGGAATCGGCGTGGCGTATAACGACGAGACGATCTTCGACGTAAAGGATTACGCGGAGGGGATCGCGCGGGCGATAGAGGGCTTGGATCTAACGATCATATGCGAACCGGGTCGGTTTTTGACGGCGGACGGCGGCGTGTTTCTAACCCGCGTCCTATACGAAAAACGCTCTAAAGTCAAGCGTTTCGTGGTAACGGACGGAGGAATGAACGATCTGATCCGCCCCGCGCTTTACGGCGCCTCTCACAGGGTGGAGGCGATCGGCAAGAGCGGGGACGAGAGCTTGTGCGACGTAGTCGGTCCCGTATGCGAAAGCGGCGATTTTTTCGCCAAAGATATATTGTTGGCGCCCGTGGAGCGCGGCGATCTGCTGGCGGTGCATACGGCTGGCGCATACGGTTTTACGATGAGCAGCAACTTTAACTCTCGCCGCCGCGCGGCGGAGACGGCGATAGAAAACGGCTCGGATCGGCTGATTAGAGAGCGCGAGAGCTATGACGATCTATTCGCGAGCGAAACAAGACTGCTAAAGGCGGCGCAATGA
- a CDS encoding pyridoxal phosphate-dependent aminotransferase family protein: MYEKELEALKTRGRLRKRRVFSPDLVDLASNDYLRLAHNKTLFERAADRLRRYGVFAPKASQLINGYHSIHRDFERLVAKLHGYERALVVGSGFLGNIALFEALARKGDLLLIDEEYHASGILAAKLTRGKVAFFAHNDADDLRRKMERSGRSKRVFAAAEGVYSMSGELVAKEVIETAKRLGATLIIDEAHSGGVVGENLLGALDFYGISSENVVRLGALGKAYGSYGAYIAASEDIIAFLANRAKSVVYSTAPSLFDIAYALEAQKWIYSRRRSIANAVQRARRVADKRGYKTDSLILPIAANSDREALSLQRKLIKEGFLVGAIRRPTVKTPRLRVILRENAAVLEKFFACLQKITRRA; encoded by the coding sequence ATGTATGAAAAAGAGCTTGAGGCGTTAAAAACGAGAGGCAGACTGCGAAAACGGCGCGTATTCTCGCCCGATCTCGTCGATCTGGCAAGCAACGACTATCTGCGGCTGGCGCATAATAAAACCCTGTTTGAGCGCGCCGCCGATCGGTTGCGGCGTTACGGCGTTTTCGCTCCAAAAGCCTCGCAACTTATCAACGGTTATCATTCGATTCATCGCGATTTTGAGAGGCTTGTCGCTAAATTGCACGGTTATGAGAGAGCGCTGGTAGTCGGCAGCGGGTTTTTAGGCAATATCGCGTTGTTCGAGGCGCTCGCGCGCAAGGGCGATCTGCTACTAATCGACGAAGAGTATCACGCGAGCGGGATACTCGCCGCCAAACTAACGCGCGGCAAAGTCGCGTTTTTTGCGCATAACGACGCGGACGATCTACGCCGCAAAATGGAACGAAGCGGCAGATCAAAACGGGTTTTCGCGGCGGCGGAGGGCGTTTATTCGATGAGCGGCGAACTTGTCGCCAAAGAGGTAATCGAGACCGCGAAGCGTTTAGGCGCGACGCTGATTATCGACGAGGCGCACTCCGGCGGCGTGGTCGGCGAAAACCTGTTGGGCGCGCTGGACTTTTACGGAATTTCAAGCGAAAACGTCGTAAGGCTTGGCGCTCTTGGCAAGGCTTACGGCAGTTACGGAGCGTATATCGCGGCGAGCGAAGATATTATCGCGTTTTTAGCAAACCGCGCAAAAAGCGTCGTCTATTCCACGGCGCCGAGTCTTTTTGATATTGCCTACGCGCTAGAGGCGCAAAAATGGATCTATTCGCGCCGCCGATCGATAGCTAACGCCGTTCAAAGGGCGAGGCGCGTCGCCGACAAGCGCGGCTATAAAACCGACTCGTTAATCCTGCCGATCGCGGCAAATAGCGATAGAGAGGCTTTGTCGTTGCAACGAAAACTGATAAAAGAGGGCTTTTTGGTCGGCGCGATCCGCCGTCCGACGGTAAAAACGCCGCGATTACGGGTGATTTTGCGCGAAAACGCGGCGGTTTTAGAAAAGTTTTTCGCTTGCCTGCAAAAAATTACCCGACGCGCCTAA
- a CDS encoding dethiobiotin synthase, with product MPNINAYVELSPEEKEAKKDYIDRHSPFITVANTAKIGEKLAVNVRLGKNYSHPDDTDHYINEIKLFDRETLLATATLLSGVNGGQDNKGQAEVTFFIVPKKSLRLTALSYCTKHGLWQSDPAEVTVS from the coding sequence ATGCCAAACATAAACGCATACGTGGAGTTGTCGCCCGAAGAAAAAGAGGCGAAAAAAGACTATATCGATCGTCATTCGCCGTTTATTACGGTTGCGAATACCGCGAAAATCGGCGAAAAATTGGCGGTCAACGTCCGTTTGGGCAAGAACTATTCTCACCCCGACGATACCGACCACTACATCAACGAGATCAAGCTGTTTGATCGCGAGACGCTTTTGGCTACCGCGACGTTGCTCAGCGGCGTGAACGGCGGTCAGGACAACAAAGGGCAAGCCGAAGTTACCTTTTTTATCGTGCCTAAAAAAAGCCTTAGACTTACGGCTCTTAGCTACTGTACGAAACACGGATTGTGGCAAAGCGACCCCGCGGAGGTAACGGTTTCCTAA
- a CDS encoding peptidylprolyl isomerase translates to MKQIAVLETTQGTIEIELLGDIAPKATENFATHIKNGYYDGLIFHRVIKNFMIQGGDPTGTGRGGQSIWGAPFEDEFNAAVSFNEPYLLAMANAGPKTNGSQFFITVVKTEWLNNRHTIFGRVIKGHDVVKKIESVAVGAADKPIERQEIKKATIREIEAK, encoded by the coding sequence ATGAAACAGATTGCGGTTTTGGAAACCACGCAAGGGACGATCGAGATCGAGTTGCTAGGCGATATTGCGCCAAAAGCGACGGAAAATTTTGCTACGCATATAAAAAACGGCTATTACGACGGGCTGATTTTTCACCGCGTGATCAAGAACTTTATGATCCAAGGCGGCGATCCGACGGGAACGGGACGCGGCGGTCAATCGATATGGGGCGCGCCTTTCGAGGACGAATTTAACGCGGCGGTTAGTTTCAACGAGCCTTATTTGCTCGCCATGGCAAACGCGGGTCCCAAGACAAACGGATCGCAATTTTTTATCACCGTCGTCAAAACGGAGTGGCTTAACAACCGGCATACGATTTTCGGGCGGGTGATTAAAGGGCATGACGTCGTAAAAAAGATTGAGAGCGTCGCGGTCGGCGCGGCAGACAAGCCGATCGAAAGACAGGAGATCAAAAAGGCGACTATTAGGGAAATTGAAGCTAAATAA